A genomic segment from Planctomycetaceae bacterium encodes:
- a CDS encoding HAD family hydrolase: MKYAAVIFDLDGTLLDTLEDLADSMNTALAAQGLPTHPLEAFKVFVGDGLEVFTRRSLGPRGGDDELVRRTIELQRDRYSRCWADRTRPYPGISDLLDALTARGIPIAVLSNKPHPFTLKCVHQLLGQWSFAAVEGAQDGVPRKPDPAAAMAIAARLNVPCSDVLYLGDTNTDMQTAVGAGMHAVGVLWGFRQAAELTANGARTLLANPIDLLKLL, encoded by the coding sequence GCTGTTATCTTCGACCTCGATGGAACGCTGCTGGACACGCTGGAAGACCTGGCCGATTCGATGAATACGGCCCTGGCCGCCCAGGGGTTGCCTACCCATCCGCTGGAGGCCTTCAAGGTCTTCGTCGGCGACGGGCTGGAAGTCTTCACCCGCCGCTCCCTGGGCCCGCGCGGGGGCGATGACGAACTGGTGCGCCGGACCATCGAGCTGCAGCGCGACCGCTACAGCCGCTGCTGGGCCGATCGCACTCGCCCGTACCCCGGAATTTCCGACTTGCTCGACGCCCTGACCGCGCGCGGCATCCCCATAGCCGTGTTGAGCAACAAGCCCCACCCCTTCACGCTCAAGTGCGTACACCAGTTGCTGGGGCAATGGAGTTTTGCAGCCGTCGAGGGCGCCCAGGACGGCGTGCCTCGCAAGCCCGACCCCGCCGCCGCGATGGCTATCGCTGCCCGCCTCAACGTTCCCTGCAGCGACGTGCTCTATCTCGGCGACACCAATACCGACATGCAGACCGCTGTCGGCGCCGGTATGCATGCTGTGGGGGTCCTGTGGGGTTTCCGCCAGGCCGCCGAACTGACCGCCAATGGAGCGCGGACCCTGCTGGCCAACCCGATCGACCTGCTCAAGCTGCTGTAA
- a CDS encoding zinc ribbon domain-containing protein: MSEATPHSGRTCPECGEPLADGALLCLKCGFDVQAGASLWPVAGEGPYELSEPEAPPTLPAAAFSVPQQPVVMMAMDQFVDKCLSAWRYGTSNFRASFKLTTCWTVWIIVTAIMFAVLNSPMGMMMFGGDIMNVVFMTIPGVAALVLSGFSLRFYLDTVIGSLEGLDEAPDCPSLQVREFFRLGVWGLIIACVYVLPIVTLPLLPLGLLAFTVTDDARCCDVFWALRAARRHTKWLGMLWMMLLMWGVGGGVVVVAGGWIVAVCGLALYAGCLGILLAALVFAAGASIVMATQVTVYCMQFRCVGMLGRYCPDVIESLPAVHKPLRSTAIIAVLAGLSLTGWAALCGDGVLDMMRISWFDSSSDADGGGGGMPIDIAGAELPTVMAQNNLRVIHMTLLGYARDHVGRFPPELADLRDLPGHALFSVSDPSVPLVYIAGQRQGCPRGNVLVYDPVPIEGRCAVLTVGGDLLMLSWPAELKPRLASQKNEPAP; the protein is encoded by the coding sequence ATGTCTGAAGCGACACCTCATTCCGGCCGGACGTGCCCCGAGTGCGGCGAGCCCTTGGCCGACGGGGCGCTGCTGTGCCTCAAGTGCGGTTTCGACGTCCAGGCCGGCGCGTCGCTGTGGCCGGTGGCCGGCGAAGGACCGTATGAACTGAGCGAGCCCGAGGCGCCGCCAACGCTGCCGGCAGCGGCATTTAGTGTCCCCCAGCAGCCGGTCGTCATGATGGCGATGGACCAGTTTGTCGACAAGTGCCTCTCGGCCTGGCGGTACGGCACGAGCAATTTCCGCGCCAGCTTCAAGCTCACGACCTGCTGGACGGTCTGGATCATCGTGACGGCCATCATGTTCGCCGTCTTGAACTCGCCGATGGGGATGATGATGTTCGGCGGCGACATCATGAATGTGGTGTTCATGACGATCCCGGGCGTGGCCGCCCTGGTGCTGTCGGGCTTCTCGCTGCGGTTCTATCTCGACACGGTGATCGGGTCTCTGGAGGGACTCGACGAAGCGCCCGACTGTCCATCGCTGCAAGTGCGCGAGTTCTTCCGCCTGGGCGTCTGGGGTCTGATCATCGCCTGCGTGTACGTGCTGCCGATCGTCACGCTGCCGCTGCTGCCGCTGGGGCTGCTGGCGTTCACCGTTACCGACGACGCTCGCTGCTGCGACGTCTTCTGGGCATTGCGCGCCGCGCGCCGACATACGAAATGGCTGGGCATGCTCTGGATGATGCTGCTGATGTGGGGAGTCGGCGGCGGCGTGGTGGTCGTGGCCGGCGGGTGGATCGTCGCGGTTTGCGGCCTGGCGCTATACGCCGGGTGCCTGGGGATTCTGCTGGCGGCGCTGGTATTCGCGGCAGGGGCGTCGATTGTGATGGCCACCCAGGTAACGGTGTACTGCATGCAGTTTCGCTGCGTCGGCATGCTGGGCCGCTACTGCCCGGACGTGATCGAGTCGCTTCCGGCCGTCCACAAGCCGCTGCGGTCAACGGCCATCATCGCGGTCCTGGCCGGCCTGTCGCTGACGGGGTGGGCGGCGCTGTGCGGCGACGGGGTGTTGGACATGATGAGGATCTCATGGTTCGATTCCAGTTCCGACGCCGACGGTGGCGGCGGGGGCATGCCGATTGACATTGCCGGCGCGGAATTGCCGACCGTGATGGCCCAGAATAATCTGCGCGTGATCCACATGACGCTGCTGGGATACGCCCGGGACCACGTGGGAAGGTTTCCGCCGGAACTGGCGGACCTGCGCGATCTGCCCGGGCACGCCCTGTTCAGCGTCAGCGACCCCAGCGTGCCGCTGGTATACATCGCCGGTCAGCGGCAGGGCTGCCCGCGGGGGAATGTCCTGGTGTACGACCCGGTGCCCATCGAGGGGCGCTGCGCCGTGCTGACCGTCGGGGGCGACCTGCTGATGCTGTCGTGGCCGGCAGAACTCAAGCCGCGCCTGGCGAGTCAGAAGAACGAACCGGCCCCCTGA
- the dxs gene encoding 1-deoxy-D-xylulose-5-phosphate synthase, whose protein sequence is MPQQRLLDRIVTPHQLRRLNEDQLVQVAEELRERIIAVVSKNGGHLASNLGITELTVALHNVFDFSHDRLLWDVGHQCYAHKLLTGRGERFSTLRQAGGISGFPAPSESPYDLFATGHAGTAISTAAGMAWADHVAGRDTRVVAVVGDGSIVNGLSLEGLNNAALLKRQFLIVLNDNSMSIDPSQGALAGMLDRVRMSHTYSDIKQSTETMLQRLPLGEEISEAIRQIKAGLRTTLHGGSFFESLGIAYFGPVDGHNIHALVHIMGRLASVNQPVILHVHTQKGRGCQYAVEDPCRFHSPPAYTIEQGKAVFAQTAKASWTAAFSKVLVDLAADDERIMAITAAMPDGTGLVEFRSAYPKRFVDVGISESHAVAMAAGLSRAGLRPVVAIYSTFMQRAVDQVFQELALQKLPAVLCMDRAGLVGSDGAVHQGFMDIAMFRSIPGMVLMAPGDAEELRAAMTLALSLDGPAAIRYPRDEIPQPLEGPCPPFELGKSRCVRQGRDAAVFAYGAMVEQALEAAAELASNGIETAVYSARFAKPLDAATLTELIASRRPLLVVEDHAVAGGLGSAVLELAAQKGLDASTVRLAGLPDRFVSHASRGEQLARVGLDGAHLAATLRDMLRKTAPGATASGFVRGPVRSSDSPGAA, encoded by the coding sequence ATGCCACAGCAACGGTTGCTCGACAGGATCGTGACGCCGCACCAGCTTCGCCGGCTCAATGAAGACCAGCTCGTGCAGGTCGCCGAGGAGCTTCGCGAGCGGATCATCGCCGTCGTCTCGAAAAACGGCGGGCACCTGGCCAGCAACCTGGGCATTACGGAGCTCACCGTCGCGCTGCACAACGTCTTCGACTTCTCCCACGACCGCCTGCTCTGGGACGTCGGCCACCAGTGCTATGCCCACAAGCTGCTGACCGGTCGCGGCGAGCGGTTCAGCACGCTGCGCCAGGCCGGCGGGATCAGCGGATTTCCCGCTCCCAGCGAGAGCCCGTATGATCTGTTTGCCACCGGCCACGCCGGCACGGCGATATCGACCGCGGCGGGGATGGCGTGGGCGGACCACGTCGCCGGGCGCGACACGCGCGTGGTGGCGGTGGTCGGCGATGGCAGCATCGTCAACGGCCTGTCGCTGGAGGGGCTCAACAACGCGGCGCTGCTCAAGCGGCAGTTCCTGATCGTGCTCAACGACAACTCGATGTCGATCGACCCCTCGCAGGGCGCCCTGGCGGGCATGCTCGACCGCGTCCGCATGTCGCACACCTACAGCGACATCAAACAGTCCACCGAGACCATGCTCCAGCGCCTGCCCCTGGGCGAGGAGATCTCCGAAGCCATCCGCCAGATCAAGGCCGGCCTGCGCACCACGCTGCACGGGGGCAGTTTCTTCGAGTCGCTGGGCATCGCGTACTTCGGACCCGTCGATGGGCACAATATCCACGCCCTGGTCCACATCATGGGCCGCCTGGCCAGCGTCAACCAGCCGGTTATCCTGCACGTCCACACGCAGAAAGGGCGCGGCTGCCAGTACGCCGTCGAAGACCCTTGCCGCTTTCATAGCCCGCCGGCATACACCATCGAACAAGGCAAAGCCGTCTTCGCCCAGACCGCCAAGGCGTCGTGGACGGCGGCGTTCTCGAAGGTGCTGGTGGACCTGGCCGCCGATGACGAACGGATCATGGCCATCACCGCCGCCATGCCCGACGGCACGGGGCTGGTGGAGTTCCGCTCGGCGTACCCCAAACGCTTCGTCGACGTGGGCATCAGCGAGTCGCACGCGGTGGCGATGGCCGCGGGCCTGTCGCGCGCGGGGCTGCGGCCCGTCGTGGCGATCTACTCGACCTTCATGCAGCGCGCGGTCGACCAGGTCTTCCAGGAGTTGGCGCTGCAGAAACTCCCCGCGGTGTTGTGCATGGACCGCGCGGGCCTGGTCGGCTCGGACGGCGCCGTCCACCAGGGCTTCATGGACATCGCGATGTTCCGCTCGATCCCGGGCATGGTGCTGATGGCCCCCGGCGACGCCGAGGAACTTCGCGCCGCCATGACGCTGGCCCTGTCGCTGGATGGGCCGGCCGCCATCCGATATCCGCGAGACGAGATCCCCCAACCGCTGGAGGGCCCGTGCCCGCCGTTCGAACTGGGCAAGAGCCGGTGCGTCCGCCAAGGCCGCGACGCCGCCGTCTTCGCCTATGGCGCGATGGTGGAGCAGGCGCTCGAAGCCGCCGCCGAACTGGCCTCGAACGGGATCGAAACCGCTGTCTACAGCGCCCGCTTCGCCAAGCCACTCGATGCGGCTACCCTTACCGAGCTGATCGCCAGCCGCCGCCCGCTGCTGGTGGTGGAAGATCACGCCGTCGCCGGCGGATTGGGCTCAGCCGTGCTGGAACTGGCTGCGCAGAAAGGGCTCGACGCCTCGACCGTGCGCCTGGCGGGCCTGCCCGACCGGTTCGTCTCGCACGCCTCTCGCGGCGAGCAACTGGCCCGCGTCGGCCTGGACGGCGCCCACCTGGCCGCGACGCTGCGCGACATGCTCCGCAAGACCGCCCCCGGCGCGACGGCCAGCGGGTTCGTCAGGGGGCCGGTTCGTTCTTCTGACTCGCCAGGCGCGGCTTGA
- a CDS encoding polyprenyl synthetase family protein — MTQENTPTRSLDGLLKPCGRRFEVDLSRWLVEPSTPAALAAAMRYCTEGGKRLRPSLVYLAAEASCAAGRAPEEMVGRCAVAVELIHCYSLVHDDLPAMDDDALRRGRATAHVKFGEAMAILTGDALLTRAFGLLGGAGLCAGRLVDELAAAAGGAALIAGQVADMNLCPTAEGIEGLQDIHRRKTASLISASTVLGAICGGAADTIVQALRTYGQVLGLAFQVVDDILDVTGSAGELGKTPGKDSRQAKRTAVTELGMEGAVELADSLARQAAAALAPLGARGADLALLADLLTRRTN, encoded by the coding sequence ATGACCCAAGAGAACACACCAACGCGCAGCCTCGATGGTCTGCTGAAACCGTGCGGGCGGCGGTTCGAAGTCGACCTGTCCCGCTGGCTGGTCGAGCCGTCGACCCCCGCCGCCCTGGCGGCGGCGATGCGCTACTGCACCGAAGGCGGCAAGCGGCTGCGCCCGTCGCTGGTTTACCTTGCGGCCGAAGCTTCGTGCGCGGCCGGCCGGGCGCCGGAAGAGATGGTCGGTCGCTGCGCCGTGGCGGTGGAGTTGATCCACTGCTACAGCCTGGTGCATGACGATCTTCCGGCGATGGACGACGACGCGCTGCGGCGCGGGAGGGCGACCGCCCACGTCAAGTTCGGCGAGGCGATGGCGATTCTGACCGGCGACGCGCTGCTGACGCGGGCGTTCGGCCTGCTCGGCGGCGCCGGACTTTGCGCGGGGCGCCTGGTGGACGAATTGGCCGCAGCGGCCGGCGGCGCCGCTCTGATCGCCGGGCAGGTGGCCGACATGAACCTCTGCCCCACCGCGGAGGGCATCGAGGGTCTGCAGGACATCCACCGGCGCAAGACCGCTTCGCTGATTTCGGCGTCGACTGTTCTTGGAGCCATCTGCGGCGGCGCAGCCGATACAATAGTGCAGGCCTTGCGCACCTACGGGCAGGTGCTGGGCCTGGCGTTCCAGGTCGTCGACGACATCCTGGACGTCACCGGCAGCGCCGGCGAACTGGGCAAGACACCCGGAAAAGACAGCCGCCAGGCCAAGCGAACTGCCGTGACGGAACTGGGCATGGAGGGGGCGGTTGAACTGGCCGACTCGCTGGCCCGCCAGGCCGCGGCGGCCCTGGCGCCGCTGGGGGCGCGCGGCGCCGACCTGGCGCTCCTGGCGGACCTGCTGACGCGGCGGACGAATTAG
- the dapF gene encoding diaminopimelate epimerase, which translates to MRFTKMHGIGNDYVYVDCFDQRVDDPAALAVRVSDRHFGIGGDGLILVLPSDTADVRMRMFNADGSESQMCGNGVRCVAKYAYDHGRTRANPMRVATNAGIKTISLSLDAAGKVATATVDMGEPILRGREIPVTIDAEPVVDAPITAAGATYKMTCVSMGNPHAVIFVDDVAAVDLDRIGPAIENHTLFPQRVNVHFVQVQTPNEVTMRTWERGSGVTLACGTGACAVCVAGVLTSRTGRDITAHLPGGDLKLDWHMADSRVYMTGPAVEVFSGECTL; encoded by the coding sequence ATGCGATTTACGAAGATGCATGGCATCGGCAACGATTACGTTTACGTCGACTGCTTCGACCAGCGCGTGGACGACCCGGCCGCCCTGGCCGTGCGGGTCAGCGACCGCCATTTCGGCATCGGCGGCGACGGGCTGATTCTCGTGCTGCCTTCAGATACCGCCGACGTGCGGATGCGCATGTTCAACGCCGACGGCAGCGAGTCGCAAATGTGCGGCAACGGCGTGCGCTGCGTCGCCAAGTACGCCTACGATCACGGCCGCACGCGAGCCAACCCCATGCGCGTGGCGACCAACGCGGGGATCAAGACCATCTCGCTGTCGCTGGACGCCGCCGGCAAGGTCGCGACCGCCACCGTCGACATGGGCGAGCCGATCCTGCGCGGGCGCGAGATCCCGGTGACCATCGACGCCGAGCCGGTCGTCGATGCGCCCATCACGGCTGCCGGCGCGACGTACAAGATGACCTGCGTGTCGATGGGCAACCCGCACGCGGTGATTTTCGTGGACGACGTGGCGGCCGTGGATCTGGACCGCATCGGCCCGGCGATCGAGAACCACACGCTCTTCCCGCAGCGCGTGAACGTGCATTTCGTGCAGGTGCAGACGCCCAACGAAGTGACGATGCGCACTTGGGAACGCGGCAGCGGCGTGACGCTGGCCTGCGGCACCGGCGCCTGCGCCGTGTGCGTGGCCGGAGTGCTGACCAGCCGCACCGGCCGCGACATCACCGCCCATTTGCCCGGCGGCGACCTGAAGCTCGATTGGCACATGGCCGACAGCCGCGTCTACATGACCGGCCCGGCGGTGGAAGTGTTTAGCGGTGAATGTACGCTGTGA
- a CDS encoding YgiQ family radical SAM protein, translated as MTDHGKPYSGVLPMTRGEMDRLGWRELDVLLVSGDAYVDHPSFGVAVLGRWLATHGYRVGIVAQPRWDRSDDILAMGRPRLFAGVTAGALDSMLAHYTAFRKKRSDDAYTPGGAAGRRPNRATLVYAGLVKGSMPGLPVVLGGIEASLRRITHYDFWTDKLRRSILLDAKADLLLYGMAERSILAAAAAFETLTGEIDRAARSRAFAAIGGAAFFGSESDIPEGSAVIRLPSHEEMLARPAALMDAALAQERQVHQGAWAVQSVEGRSLILTPPGGTGFPACDSQPGKAVPPELDAIYAMPFTREPHPSYRQSVPAADMIRFSITSHRGCAGGCSFCGLAAHQGRRIASRSEGSIEAEARAMTRHARWKGSISDVGGPTANMWGARCSGDPSTCTRPSCLTPAICRHFVDAQGANAGLLERVRTTSGVKNVRVASGVRYDLAMRSSAYLETLIGQFVGGQLKIAPEHIADRVLRLMRKPPAEAFEKFLELFERLCRRAGKEQFVVPYLISAFPGCTDADMRQLAAWLKQRGWKPQQVQCFIPLPGTVAAAMFYAGIDPQGNAIPVARTDAERLRMHYLLAPAGEDSPQRPQRPQRPQRKKEGWNNGMMEKRKNGRTRRG; from the coding sequence ATGACTGATCACGGTAAACCTTACAGCGGCGTGCTGCCGATGACGCGCGGCGAGATGGACCGCCTGGGCTGGCGCGAGCTCGATGTGCTGCTCGTCAGCGGCGACGCGTATGTTGATCATCCGTCGTTTGGCGTGGCGGTGCTGGGGCGGTGGCTGGCGACGCACGGGTACCGCGTGGGAATCGTCGCGCAACCGCGGTGGGACCGGTCTGACGACATCCTCGCGATGGGCCGCCCGCGGCTTTTTGCCGGCGTGACGGCCGGGGCGCTGGATTCGATGCTGGCGCACTACACGGCGTTTCGCAAGAAGCGCAGCGACGACGCCTACACGCCCGGCGGGGCGGCGGGGCGGCGGCCTAACCGCGCAACGCTGGTCTACGCGGGGCTGGTCAAGGGCTCCATGCCCGGCCTGCCGGTCGTTCTGGGGGGTATTGAGGCCTCGCTGCGGCGAATCACGCATTACGACTTCTGGACCGACAAGCTCCGCCGCTCGATCCTGCTCGACGCCAAGGCCGATTTGCTGCTGTACGGGATGGCCGAGCGGTCGATCCTGGCCGCGGCGGCGGCGTTTGAAACGCTCACCGGCGAGATCGATCGCGCCGCGCGCAGTCGCGCATTTGCAGCTATCGGCGGCGCGGCGTTCTTCGGCAGCGAGAGCGACATCCCGGAAGGGTCGGCCGTCATCCGCCTGCCCTCGCATGAGGAGATGCTGGCGCGGCCGGCCGCGTTGATGGACGCGGCGCTGGCCCAAGAGCGCCAGGTACACCAGGGCGCCTGGGCGGTGCAGAGCGTCGAAGGCCGCAGCCTCATCCTCACGCCGCCCGGTGGCACAGGCTTTCCAGCCTGTGACTCACAGCCTGGAAAGGCTGTGCCACCCGAGCTCGACGCGATCTATGCCATGCCGTTCACGCGCGAGCCGCACCCGTCGTACCGCCAGAGCGTGCCGGCCGCGGACATGATCCGCTTCAGCATCACCAGCCATCGCGGCTGCGCGGGCGGGTGTTCGTTCTGCGGCTTGGCGGCGCACCAGGGGCGGCGCATCGCCTCGCGAAGCGAGGGCTCAATCGAAGCCGAGGCGCGAGCGATGACGCGCCACGCGCGGTGGAAGGGCTCGATCAGCGACGTCGGTGGGCCGACCGCCAACATGTGGGGCGCCCGCTGCAGCGGCGACCCATCGACCTGCACGCGCCCAAGTTGCCTGACGCCGGCGATCTGCCGCCACTTCGTCGACGCCCAGGGCGCCAACGCGGGCTTGCTCGAACGCGTGCGGACCACCAGCGGCGTCAAGAACGTCCGCGTGGCCAGCGGCGTGCGGTACGACCTGGCGATGCGATCCAGCGCGTACCTCGAAACGCTGATCGGCCAGTTCGTCGGCGGCCAGCTCAAGATCGCCCCCGAGCACATCGCCGACCGCGTCCTGCGCCTGATGCGCAAGCCGCCCGCCGAGGCCTTCGAGAAGTTCCTCGAGCTGTTCGAGCGGCTCTGCCGGCGCGCGGGCAAGGAGCAGTTCGTCGTGCCGTACCTGATCAGCGCCTTTCCCGGATGCACCGACGCCGACATGCGGCAGCTTGCCGCGTGGCTCAAGCAGCGCGGGTGGAAGCCCCAGCAGGTGCAGTGCTTCATCCCGCTGCCGGGCACGGTCGCCGCGGCGATGTTCTACGCCGGAATCGACCCGCAGGGCAATGCCATCCCCGTCGCCCGCACCGACGCCGAACGCCTGCGGATGCACTACCTGCTTGCCCCAGCGGGGGAGGATTCACCGCAGAGACCGCAGAGACCGCAGAGACCGCAGAGGAAGAAGGAAGGATGGAACAATGGAATGATGGAAAAGAGGAAGAATGGAAGAACGCGGCGCGGATGA
- a CDS encoding pyruvate formate lyase family protein: protein MTATQTAQQSQDLVQKRIELARQIAEHTVQSLAQTPPEIRPQGLIAGPMRRTCSQGMNWGADNLHYPMDVRTLLRLGVSGIAATARENATRLAPEQADYLRNIACVYEAIASFIAAHARLAQDQMTGATTAERHRLKAIAENCAALAAGPPATFAQAVQLFWFIHSMRGMYNVSSTIGRLDQHLNPFYVADVAAGRLTRDEALELTCELWRLLNIVVDHPAMGLMNLMVGGQDAAGNDATNDVSYLLIDTAIAVNDTNPFLSARIHARTPAAFIDKVVELQLVGHGQGTIYNDELIIPSLVNYGVPIELARNFANDGCNEVTIDGQSTITFTIVDALKSLELAIFNGKDCPSCRQAPKQSLRKDEQAHDFSGMAEAGLCTGDFAEMTSFDQFFDAFWTQFKHQIETRLEQQNTGWRAAMDHGISSPVMAGTFKTVLETGLDPFRGGVETPILGIFLGTLGTAGDCLAAIRKVIFEDKAATADQLRQALAADWKGFEPLRRQCLAAPKYGNDDDYVDRIIAEAARRAIDCVRHYPSATGRGNWPCLFNHSFLPTAQNCGATADGRKWMEPVGEHFSPTPGRAISGPTAVIRSATKSPLHEAVGVAIFHVGLSRDMAPRNSAGAALVKSLLQAGLKMGATTMNTAIYDIETLKAAKAHPEKYADLIVRVWGYSARFTGLSEEMQDHIIARAVRDKN, encoded by the coding sequence TTGACCGCCACGCAGACCGCCCAGCAGTCCCAGGATCTGGTCCAGAAGCGTATCGAACTGGCCCGGCAGATTGCCGAGCACACCGTGCAATCCCTCGCCCAGACGCCCCCCGAGATCCGCCCGCAGGGGCTCATCGCCGGACCCATGCGGCGCACCTGCTCCCAAGGTATGAACTGGGGCGCCGACAACCTGCATTACCCCATGGACGTCCGCACCCTGCTGCGCCTGGGCGTCAGCGGCATCGCCGCAACGGCACGGGAAAATGCCACGCGGCTGGCGCCCGAGCAGGCCGACTACCTCCGCAACATCGCATGCGTGTACGAGGCCATCGCCTCGTTCATCGCCGCACACGCCAGGCTGGCCCAGGATCAGATGACCGGCGCCACCACGGCCGAGCGGCACCGGCTCAAGGCCATCGCCGAAAACTGCGCCGCCCTGGCCGCCGGGCCGCCGGCGACCTTCGCCCAGGCAGTGCAGCTTTTCTGGTTCATCCACTCCATGCGCGGGATGTACAACGTCTCCAGCACGATCGGCCGGCTCGACCAGCACCTCAACCCCTTCTACGTTGCCGACGTGGCGGCCGGGCGGCTGACGCGCGACGAGGCGCTGGAGCTGACGTGCGAGCTGTGGCGGCTACTGAATATCGTCGTCGACCACCCGGCGATGGGGCTGATGAACCTGATGGTCGGCGGGCAGGACGCCGCCGGCAACGACGCCACCAACGATGTGTCGTATCTGCTGATCGACACGGCCATCGCCGTCAATGACACCAACCCGTTCCTCAGCGCCCGTATCCACGCGCGAACGCCGGCGGCGTTTATCGACAAAGTCGTCGAGCTGCAGCTCGTCGGCCACGGGCAGGGCACCATTTATAATGATGAGTTGATCATCCCCTCGCTGGTGAACTACGGCGTGCCGATCGAGCTGGCCCGCAACTTCGCCAACGACGGCTGCAACGAAGTCACGATCGACGGCCAATCGACGATCACCTTCACCATCGTCGACGCGCTCAAGAGCCTGGAGCTGGCGATCTTCAACGGCAAAGACTGCCCCTCCTGCCGCCAGGCCCCCAAGCAGAGCCTGCGCAAGGATGAGCAGGCGCATGACTTCTCCGGCATGGCCGAGGCGGGACTGTGCACGGGCGACTTCGCCGAGATGACCAGCTTCGACCAGTTCTTCGATGCCTTCTGGACGCAGTTCAAGCACCAGATCGAGACGCGCCTCGAGCAGCAGAACACAGGCTGGCGAGCGGCCATGGACCATGGCATCTCCTCGCCGGTGATGGCCGGCACGTTCAAGACGGTGCTCGAGACGGGTCTGGATCCTTTCCGCGGCGGCGTCGAGACGCCGATTCTGGGTATCTTCCTGGGAACGCTGGGCACGGCAGGCGACTGCCTGGCCGCCATTCGGAAGGTGATTTTCGAAGACAAAGCCGCCACGGCCGACCAGCTTCGCCAGGCCCTTGCCGCCGACTGGAAAGGCTTCGAGCCCCTCCGCCGCCAGTGCCTGGCCGCCCCCAAGTACGGCAACGACGATGATTACGTCGATCGCATTATCGCCGAGGCCGCACGGCGCGCCATCGACTGCGTGCGCCACTATCCTTCCGCTACGGGGCGAGGGAACTGGCCATGCCTGTTCAACCACAGCTTCCTGCCCACGGCCCAGAACTGCGGCGCCACCGCCGACGGGCGAAAGTGGATGGAACCGGTGGGCGAGCACTTTTCGCCCACGCCCGGCCGGGCGATCAGCGGCCCCACTGCCGTCATCCGCTCGGCCACCAAGAGCCCGCTTCACGAAGCCGTCGGCGTGGCGATTTTCCACGTGGGCCTCTCTCGCGACATGGCCCCCAGAAACTCCGCCGGAGCCGCCCTGGTCAAGAGTCTTCTGCAAGCGGGCCTGAAGATGGGCGCCACGACGATGAACACGGCGATCTACGACATCGAAACGCTCAAAGCCGCCAAGGCCCACCCCGAGAAGTACGCCGACTTGATCGTGCGAGTCTGGGGCTACTCCGCGCGGTTCACGGGCCTGTCTGAAGAAATGCAGGACCACATCATCGCCCGCGCGGTCAGGGATAAGAACTGA
- a CDS encoding Gfo/Idh/MocA family oxidoreductase has translation MIKLAMIGLGGMGHHHAGILSKMPNVKITGVCDLIEDKAKSVSKITGAPYTLKFRELLAGCDAVWVCTEPFNRVEIVTAAAAAGKHIFTEKPICISPDDADTMIAAAEKAGVTYMLGYVLRYTQPYRIMRDTLASGELGDLVTAWTRRFMPFDMSVARWYGHQETSGGVVLDFGSHDINWLQWLGGPVKNVMCFARQIQPKMDAQEHGLLMMNFANGGAASTEMSWWSHLSESSVGVVGTKGAIIVGRDGAVRKKLDGSDEQVLDVQAATAIDPSGNLGQRDQAGKIARVDNPNETIQQHFFRCVEQGLTPITSARDGRDTLRLYRAAMESARTGKSVEL, from the coding sequence ATGATAAAACTGGCGATGATCGGTCTGGGCGGGATGGGACATCATCACGCGGGCATTCTTTCCAAGATGCCCAACGTCAAGATCACCGGCGTGTGCGACCTGATCGAGGACAAGGCCAAGAGCGTCTCAAAGATCACCGGCGCGCCGTACACCCTCAAGTTCCGCGAGCTGCTCGCCGGCTGCGACGCCGTCTGGGTCTGCACCGAACCGTTCAACCGCGTCGAGATCGTCACCGCGGCCGCCGCTGCGGGCAAGCACATCTTTACCGAAAAGCCCATCTGCATCAGCCCCGACGACGCCGACACGATGATCGCCGCGGCAGAGAAGGCCGGCGTCACCTACATGCTCGGGTACGTGCTGCGATACACGCAGCCGTACCGCATCATGCGCGACACGCTGGCCAGCGGCGAACTGGGCGACCTGGTGACCGCCTGGACGCGGCGGTTCATGCCCTTTGACATGTCCGTGGCGCGGTGGTATGGGCACCAGGAAACGTCCGGCGGGGTGGTGCTGGACTTCGGCAGCCACGATATCAACTGGCTGCAATGGCTGGGCGGGCCGGTCAAGAACGTGATGTGCTTCGCGCGGCAGATTCAGCCGAAGATGGACGCACAGGAGCACGGGCTGCTGATGATGAACTTCGCCAACGGCGGGGCCGCCAGCACGGAGATGAGCTGGTGGTCGCACCTGAGCGAGAGTTCGGTGGGCGTGGTAGGCACCAAAGGCGCGATCATCGTCGGGCGCGACGGCGCGGTGCGCAAGAAACTCGACGGCTCCGACGAGCAAGTGCTCGACGTGCAGGCCGCCACGGCGATCGATCCTTCGGGCAACCTCGGACAGCGCGACCAGGCTGGCAAGATCGCCCGCGTCGACAACCCCAACGAGACGATCCAGCAGCATTTCTTCCGCTGCGTCGAGCAGGGACTGACGCCGATCACCAGCGCCCGCGACGGTCGCGACACCCTGAGACTGTATCGCGCGGCGATGGAGTCCGCCCGGACGGGCAAGAGCGTGGAACTGTAG